The following DNA comes from Eleginops maclovinus isolate JMC-PN-2008 ecotype Puerto Natales chromosome 8, JC_Emac_rtc_rv5, whole genome shotgun sequence.
GGTCTCCATTCCCATACTAGGTCTGAACtccgttctgttttttgtgacaagACTGAAGATGCGTTCGCAGTCTGCATTGGAATGGAAGATGCAGAGGATAGCCAGCATTACCTTGCAGAGTAAAGGGTACTTGAGATGGCCATTTCCATCCTTCAGCTGACTCATCAGGtgccactgtgtgtctggtctgtcACAGCTGGTGATGCTTTCTGGCAGAGCATCGGTTTGGTAGGTCATGAATTGACCCTCAAGCTTGTCCATCTCCTCAGCACTCATCTTCAAGCAGGGGAATCTGCCTGTGAAGTACCTCACAGAATTGAAGTCTGCGCTGTCCCGTGCAGACATGTCAGCCACAGAAGCATTCCTTATCACTGGGTCATCATAGGGAAACTTCTTCACCATGTACTCAACAGCCTTCATGTAGAATGCCCGCACAGCGCTGAAGACCTGggcaagctgcagctcctcaagcTCAGGGTGATCTCTTATGAAGTCTCTGGTGTTTTGCCCAATGAACAAGGTCTCATTGCTCTTCTGGTTGCTTGGTTCCCTGAATGGTACCTGGTGAACCTTAGCAGCTGCATTGATCACCTGAGGCTTCACAAATCGGTTCAAGAGattcttcagctgtgtggtcaaagtcctgtgtagtatttgtatgcagggtttgtctagctgcagcagagtgttggCCTCATCAAATATCGGCAGGACCGCACTTAGAAAGTAGCAGTAAAGATGGAATGTTGGgtcctgcagatgttgacatgccctctgcactctctgttgtgcccctgtcttgggctgagtggctCCAGTGCTAGATgtattgggctgagtgggtgcagtgctagatgtcttgggctgagtgggtgcagtgctagatgttttgggctgagtgggtgtagtggtagatgtcttgggctgagtgtgtgcagcgctagatgtcttgggctgagtgggtgcagtgctagatgtcttgggctgagtgggtgcagtgctagatgtcttgggccgAGTGGGTGCAGCGCTAGATGTGTTGGGCTTTGCCGTTGCAGTCTTGGGCTGTGtggttgcagctgctggtgttttctttccctgacaGAATTTGGCTAGGTTTTGTTGGCGAAAGAGATAGCCTGCCAAATCAAACTGAGAATTGTCCTTGCTGCCGCTACTGTGGGTTGATGTGTCCTTGCTAACACTGTGGGTggacttgtccttgctgctgctctgcgtggtcttgtccttgctgctgctctgcgtggtcttgtccttgctgctgctctgcgtggtcttgtccttgctgctgtgcCCAGACTGTTCTGACTCCTGGCGATGCATTTATCTAAAGAGAGCCACCTCGtacttacatgtttaacaatctttctcatttccactccacacagatcctgaaatttcttcagtccctgtttcctcttgctgGATTTGTCTAGGTAGAAGTAtatgtccaccagcagctcttcaatGGACACTggaagctgagcagcagctttttctgcagctagATGAATTAGATGGCACGGGCATCCCAGCACAtatactgcactgttttttttgttgatgtagccTGCCGTGCCAGCTTTGAGTCCCTGCATCACCATGGCATTATCTGCCCCAAAACTCATGCAGTTGTCCCAGGATATGCTACGTTTCTCAAGTTCATTGTCAATGAGTTTGAATATGTTCTGCCCAGTAGATGCCTCATGACACTCTGGCAAAGATAGGAGTACTGTCAGAACACGCCCAAGTCCTCGATCAAAGTACT
Coding sequences within:
- the LOC134868159 gene encoding uncharacterized protein LOC134868159; translation: MHRQESEQSGHSSKDKTTQSSSKDKTTQSSSKDKTTQSSSKDKSTHSVSKDTSTHSSGSKDNSQFDLAGYLFRQQNLAKFCQGKKTPAAATTQPKTATAKPNTSSAAPTRPKTSSTAPTQPKTSSTAPTQPKTSSAAHTQPKTSTTTPTQPKTSSTAPTQPKTSSTAPTQPNTSSTGATQPKTGAQQRVQRACQHLQDPTFHLYCYFLSAVLPIFDEANTLLQLDKPCIQILHRTLTTQLKNLLNRFVKPQVINAAAKVHQVPFREPSNQKSNETLFIGQNTRDFIRDHPELEELQLAQVFSAVRAFYMKAVEYMVKKFPYDDPVIRNASVADMSARDSADFNSVRYFTGRFPCLKMSAEEMDKLEGQFMTYQTDALPESITSCDRPDTQWHLMSQLKDGNGHLKYPLLCKVMLAILCIFHSNADCERIFSLVTKNRTEFRPSMGMETLSNLITHKQFMVAKGSVCYKQAYSKTTLAKAKSATYDHLK